From the genome of Halomonas sp. LR3S48:
GCACGGGTGGTGGCACCCACCAGGGTGAAAGGCGGCAGGTCGAGCTTGATGGAGCGCGCCGCCGGGCCTTCACCGATGACGATGTCGAGCTGAAAGTCCTCCATCGCGGGATAGAGGATCTCCTCCACCACCGGCGAGAGGCGATGGATCTCGTCGATGAATAACACGTCGCCCGGCTGCAGGTTGGTGAGCATCGCAGCGAGATCGCCGGCACGCTCGAGCACGGGGCCGGAGGTGGACTTCAGCCCTACCCCCATTTCCGCGGCAATGATATTGGCCAGGGTGGTCTTGCCCAGCCCCGGTGGGCCAAATACGAGTGTATGGTCGAGGCTCTCGTCGCGCCCCCGCGCGGCAGTGATGAATATCTCCAGCTGCTCGCGCACGCGCGGCTGTCCGATATATTCGGCCAGGCGCTTGGGGCGGATCGCGTAATCGACGCGACTCTCGCCATCTCGCTCGTCGGCGGCGATCAAGCGGTCATTGTGCATCATGTCGGATACTCGCGGCGCTCATGAACATTCTGGATAGCGATCCCTCTATCACCGGTCAGCAGACGACTTCTTGAGGCAGGTGGCAGGACTTCGCCCTAGCCGGCCATGCGCTTGGTCAGGGCTGCCTTGATCATGGCCTCGGTCGAGAGTCCCTCGTCGAGCCCGGAGAGCATCTTGGCTGCCTCGGTGGGCTTGTAGCCCAGGCTCACCAACGCGGCTTCGGCGTCTGCCAGGGGGTCCTGACGCTCCTTCCCTGCGCTGGGCACCGTCGCGACATCGGCCTGGCCGGTCGCGCCCGGATGCTCCCAGTGAGGGAAGCGGTCGCGCATCTCGATGATCAAACGCTCGGCGGTCTTCTTGCCGACCCCGGGCAGACGCGTCAGTGACTTGATGTCATCCTCCATCACGCAGCGGATGAACGCCGTCTCATCCATGCCCGAGAGGATGGCCAGAGCCAGCTTGGGACCGATGCCGTTGACGCGAATCAGCGCTCGGAACAACGCTCGCTCCTGTTCGCGGGCAAAGCCGAACAGCAGGTGGGCGTCCTCGCGCACGGTGAGGTGCGTAAAAAGTGAAACGGATTCCCCTACCCCAGGCAACGCCACCAGGGTCGTCATCGAGGCTTC
Proteins encoded in this window:
- the ruvA gene encoding Holliday junction branch migration protein RuvA, which gives rise to MIGRLRGTLLDKQPPWLVVDVAGVGYELEASMTTLVALPGVGESVSLFTHLTVREDAHLLFGFAREQERALFRALIRVNGIGPKLALAILSGMDETAFIRCVMEDDIKSLTRLPGVGKKTAERLIIEMRDRFPHWEHPGATGQADVATVPSAGKERQDPLADAEAALVSLGYKPTEAAKMLSGLDEGLSTEAMIKAALTKRMAG